The Aneurinibacillus migulanus genome contains the following window.
GACGTTGGAAATGCTCTGCGATCTAGCCTGAAAAAGGTGCTAGATTCTTTTTCCAACGTCATGTCCCCTTCTACTGTTCTTACTTCGAATCAAAAAACTACCTGCTTCCGCTACTGCTTCTGTTTTATAATCGCAACCGTGCAACGCGATACACAAATTAGCTTATCTTCCTCATCCACAATTTTTATATCCCACACCATTGTAGTTCGCCCTTTATGCAACGGAGTAGCGATAGCGGTTACGATACCATCCTGTTTGCCTCGGATATGATTAGCATTAATCTCAAGTCCAACTGCCATCTCATTCTCTTGGTCGATAAGATTCCACGTTCCCATGCTGGCTACCGTCTCAGCTAACACGACGGAAGCGCCTCCATGCAGTCGCCCAAATGGCTGGTGCGTGTTCGCGTTCACTGGCATCGTTGCTGTTACT
Protein-coding sequences here:
- a CDS encoding hotdog fold thioesterase produces the protein MQIKDLKDTIMGPLGIEMGEMTPERVTATMPVNANTHQPFGRLHGGASVVLAETVASMGTWNLIDQENEMAVGLEINANHIRGKQDGIVTAIATPLHKGRTTMVWDIKIVDEEDKLICVSRCTVAIIKQKQ